Proteins from a single region of Hordeum vulgare subsp. vulgare chromosome 6H, MorexV3_pseudomolecules_assembly, whole genome shotgun sequence:
- the LOC123400998 gene encoding mitochondrial phosphate carrier protein 3, mitochondrial-like, translating into MALSDLSRDSLLPSFLYSSPAARSFTAPRFPSSPSPYQAPAAAPAAGIVGAGGAGGGRPFSIRAPNEKIVMYSPAFYAACTAGGIASCGLTHMAVTPLDLVKCNMQIDPAKYKSITSGFGVLLKEQGARGFFRGWVPTLLGYSAQGACKFGFYEFFKKTYSDMAGPENAVKYKTLIYLAGSASAEVIADIALCPFEAVKVRVQTQPGFARGLSDGLPKFIKAEGAAGLYKGIVPLWGRQIPYTMMKFASFETIVELIYKHAVPVPKAECSKSSQLGISFAGGYIAGVFCAIVSHPADNLVSFLNNAKGATVGDAVKKIGMLGLFTRGLPLRIVMIGTLTGAQWGIYDAFKVMVGLPTTGGAPPVAPVEESA; encoded by the exons ATGGCGCTCTCCGACCTCTCCCGCGACTCGCTCCTCCCCAGCTTCCTCTACTCCTCCCCCGCCGCGCGCTCCTTCACCGCCCCGCGCTTCCCCTCCTCCCCGTCGCCCTACCAGGCGCCCGCCGCGGCCCCGGCCGCCGGCATCGTCGGCGCCGGCGGGGCCGGGGGCGGCAGGCCCTTCTCGATCCGCGCGCCCAACGAGAAAATCGTCATGTACTCGCCGGCCTTCTACGCCGCCTGCACCGCCGGGGGGATCGCCAGCTGCGGCCTCACCCACATGGCCGTCACCCCGCTCGACCTGGTCAAGTGCAACATGCAG ATTGACCCGGCGAAATACAAGAGCATCACATCTGGATTTGGTGTTCTGTTAAAGGAGCAAGGAGCTAGGGGATTCTTTAGGGGATGGGTGCCTACCTTGCTTGGTTACAGTGCTCAGGGGGCTTGCAAGTTTGGGTTCTACGAGTTCTTTAAGAAGACCTACTCAGATATGGCTGGGCCTGAGAATGCCGTGAAGTACAAGACCCTAATTTACCTTGCAGGGTCAGCTTCTGCCGAGGTAATTGCTGACATCGCTCTGTGCCCCTTTGAAGCTGTCAAGGTCCGTGTGCAGACACAGCCTGGATTTGCCCGTGGCTTGAGTGATGGGCTTCCCAAGTTCATCAAAGCCGAGGGTGCTGCTGG GCTTTACAAGGGCATCGTTCCGCTCTGGGGTCGCCAGATTCCTT ATACCATGATGAAGTTTGCGTCCTTCGAAACTATTGTTGAGCTTATCTACAAACACGCTGTTCCTGTTCCGAAGGCCGAGTGCAGCAAGTCTTCCCAGTTGGGTATCAGCTTTGCTGGTGGCTACATTGCCGGTGTTTTCTGTGCTATTGTTTCTCATCCGGCTGACAACCTTGTCTCGTTCCTCAACAATGCCAAGGGTGCTACAGTGGGCGAT GCTGTTAAGAAGATTGGCATGTTGGGCCTTTTCACCAGAGGGCTCCCCCTTCGTATCGTCATGATTGGTACTCTTACTGGTGCTCAGTGGGGAATCTATGATGCGTTTAAAGTTATGGTGGGACT CCCGACCACCGGCGGTGCTCCACCAGTTGCTCCGGTAGAGGAATCAGCTTGA
- the LOC123402836 gene encoding G-type lectin S-receptor-like serine/threonine-protein kinase At5g35370, with product MGRPSPIRPLLLLAVLGALARLWRADAGTVRTELVAPDFEASYLLFIDTLGVFLRSSSGAFEAAVHSPAGQQDHYYLAVLHAPSGTCVWAANRAAPITNRAAPFRLSSAGVSAEDANGTVVWSTPPFASPVAALRLADSGNLALLDGRNGTLWQSFDRPTDSLVSSQRLPVGGFLSSAVSASDLAEGDYRLNVTAADAVLAWMGSLYWRLSGEAIAVKDRDGTVAYMAVNGTGIYLLAADDTVVVQAAMPPAGLRIVQLGVDGKLQISSFASANSSSSPMDGGIVAPSRGCALPLSCGALGLCTPNGNVSTCTCPPPFPTAHDNGCAPSVGSTLLPEGGYCGGGAGGGSMISYLSLGSGIAYYANKFSPPATAGSNASSCQALCTSNCSCLGYFYDSSSLSCYLAQNQLASFINTNSSNGAGMSGYIKVQSSQRSSSDSSSSNKTLIAILLPTIIAFVLVVVVGAIVIASRRNKDEQRVGRRASRSRDVQLRRQRSPGSASAHLVRDLDNEDDGDDDIVIPGLPTRFTHDEIEDMTNSYRTKIGAGGFGAVYKGELPDGSLVAVKKIEGVGMQGKREFMTEIAVIGNIHHVNLVRLRGFCTEGHRRLLVYEYMNRGSLDRPLFRPAGPLLEWKERVDIAIGAARGLAYLHFGCNQRIIHCDVKPENILLADGGQVKIADFGLAKFLTPEQSGLFTTMRGTRGYLAPEWLTNTAITDRTDVYGFGMVLLELVHGRKNRSEHVSDGGGGGEDSNSSNGTAGSSSRSGRNDYFPLVALEGHEAGRYAELADPRLEGRVVGKEVERMVKVALCCLHEDPHTRPSMAVVAGMLEGTMELGEPRAQALGFLRLYGRGFAGPSDGNVMKQAMVDDRARSETTMTTMSGWPSYMSSSQLSGAR from the coding sequence ATGGGGAGACCCTCGCCGATCCGcccactcctcctcctcgccgtccttgGCGCCCTCGCCAGGCTCTGGCGTGCCGACGCCGGCACGGTCCGGACGGAGCTCGTCGCGCCGGACTTCGAGGCGTCGTACCTCCTCTTCATCGACACCCTCGGCGTGTTCCTCCGGTCCAGCAGCGGCGCCTTCGAGGCCGCGGTGCACAGCCCGGCGGGGCAGCAGGACCACTACTACCTCGCCGTGCTGCACGCGCCGTCCGGGACCTGCGTCTGGGCCGCCAACCGCGCCGCGCCCATCACCAACCGCGCGGCCCCGTTCCGCCTCTCGTCGGCCGGTGTCTCCGCCGAGGACGCCAACGGGACCGTCGTCTGGTCTACGCCGCCCTTCGCGTCCCCCGTCGCCGCGCTCCGCCTGGCCGACTCTGGCAACCTCGCGCTTCTCGACGGGCGGAATGGCACGCTCTGGCAGTCCTTCGACCGCCCCACGGACTCGCTCGTGTCGTCCCAGCGGCTCCCCGTCGGCGGGTTCCTGTCGTCCGCCGTGTCGGCCTCGGACCTGGCCGAGGGGGACTACCGCCTCAACGTCACCGCGGCCGACGCCGTGCTCGCGTGGATGGGGTCCTTGTACTGGCGGCTGTCGGGCGAAGCCATCGCCGTCAAGGATCGCGACGGCACGGTCGCGTACATGGCCGTGAACGGCACGGGGATATACCTTCTCGCGGCGGACGACACCGTCGTCGTCCAGGCCGCGATGCCGCCTGCCGGGCTGCGCATCGTTCAGCTGGGCGTCGACGGGAAGCTGCAAATCTCGAGCTTCGCGTCGGCGAACTCGTCGTCGTCGCCCATGGACGGCGGGATCGTGGCGCCGAGCAGGGGATGCGCCCTCCCGCTCTCATGTGGCGCGCTCGGCCTCTGCACGCCCAACGGCAACGTTTCCACCTGCACGTGCCCGCCGCCGTTCCCCACGGCGCATGACAACGGCTGCGCGCCGTCCGTTGGCTCCACATTGCTGCCCGAGGGGGGCTactgcggcggcggcgctggcggcGGCTCGATGATCTCGTATCTCAGCCTTGGGAGTGGCATTGCGTACTATGCCAACAAGTTCTCGCCGCCGGCCACGGCCGGCTCCAACGCGTCGTCGTGCCAGGCACTCTGCACCAGCAACTGCTCCTGCCTCGGCTACTTCTAcgactcctcctccttgtcctgctACTTGGCGCAAAACCAGCTCGCTTCGTTCATAAACACCAACTCGAGCAACGGCGCCGGCATGTCCGGCTACATCAAGGTGCAAAGCTCGCAACGGTCGTCGTCGGACAGTTCGTCTTCCAACAAGACACTCATCGCCATCCTGCTCCCAACCATCATCGCATTtgtgctcgtcgtcgtcgtcggcgctATCGTCATCGCGTCACGGCGCAATAAGGACGAACAGCGCGTGGGGAGGCGCGCTTCGCGGTCCAGGGACGTGCAGCTCCGGCGCCAGCGCTCGCCGGGGTCAGCCTCGGCGCACCTTGTGCGCGATCtggacaacgaagacgatggcGATGACGACATTGTCATCCCCGGCCTCCCCACCCGGTTCACGCACGACGAGATCGAGGACATGACCAACAGCTACCGCACCAAGATCGGCGCCGGCGGGTTCGGggccgtgtacaagggtgagctcCCGGACGGCTCGCTTGTGGCCGTGAAGAAGATCGAAGGCGTCGGGATGCAGGGGAAGCGCGAGTTCATGACGGAGATCGCCGTCATCGGCAACATCCACCACGTCAACCTCGTCCGGCTCCGGGGGTTCTGCACCGagggccaccgccgcctcctggtGTACGAGTACATGAACCGCGGCTCCCTCGACCGGCCCCTGTTCCGGCCGGCGGGGCCTCTTCTCGAGTGGAAGGAGCGGGTGGACATCGCCATCGGCGCGGCGAGAGGGCTCGCCTACCTCCACTTCGGGTGCAACCAGAGGATCATCCACTGCGACGTGAAGCCGGAGAACATCCTGCTCGCCGACGGCGGGCAGGTGAAGATCGCCGACTTCGGGCTCGCCAAGTTCCTGACGCCGGAGCAGTCCGGGCTGTTCACGACGATGCGGGGCACGCGCGGGTACCTGGCGCCGGAGTGGCTGACCAACACGGCCATCACCGATCGCACGGACGTGTACGGCTTCGGCATGGTGCTCCTGGAGCTGGTGCACGGCCGCAAGAACCGCAGCGAGCACGtgagcgacggcggcggcggcggcgaggactcCAACTCCTCGAATGGCACGGCGGGAAGCTCGTCGCGCAGCGGGAGGAACGACTACTTCCCGCTGGTGGCGCTGGAGGGGCACGAAGCCGGGCGGTACGCGGAGCTGGCGGACCCGCGGCTGGAGGGGCGGGTGGTGGGCAAGGAGGTGGAGAGGATGGTGAAGGTGGCGCTGTGCTGCCTGCACGAGGACCCGCACACGCGGCCGAGCATGGCGGTGGTGGCCGGCATGCTCGAGGGCACCATGGAGCTGGGCGAGCCGCGCGCGCAGGCGCTCGGGTTCCTCCGCCTGTACGGCCGGGGGTTCGCCGGGCCCTCCGACGGCAACGTCATGAAGCAGGCGATGGTGGATGATCGCGCCCGGTcggagacgacgatgacgacgatgagcgGGTGGCCGTCGTACATGTCCTCGTCGCAGCTGTCCGGCGCGAGATAG